A stretch of the Drosophila sulfurigaster albostrigata strain 15112-1811.04 chromosome 2L, ASM2355843v2, whole genome shotgun sequence genome encodes the following:
- the LOC133834999 gene encoding DNA excision repair protein ERCC-5: MGVTGLWKLIEPCGKPVPVETLEGKVLAVDISIWLHQVVKGFQDNKGSALNNAHLLGLFHRLCKLLYYRVRPVFIFDGCVPQLKRDTIARRQQQRSKLSNEADRIQALLLQSLAKEKVVQQALGTNAELLLKSPTKRPAAAKSGKTDEDDIFKLPELPASAAQFNEADSELEDQEYGSTSATSDSSFDETTARHTYNSSLQAIDVRSQHFKNLPADVRHEILTDIKETRKQSSWGRLHELPARSDDFCLFQMKRLLKRRAVQESLEQAEQEMGGRTLTYSELSEFFSEEGIVTPTAIEESTRQISSDEHTRFLLVRDLKKKALEDSQKAMKIKCEPIKELDSEEAADEKPSTSAMAVKRSIEGDDVVKKELGSEYDTDLAMALALSLEESGKVYDEKDYDYDSDQDLRLNREQSKQLRHAAKGPARAYMIEYGGMNEEEVGNIMEATQLNDTQSLEAFLHNTNVNTETAGDEADNSIEEAKLLSLAIEESKRTHAEDLVKSEQIQTIDSDTDSDLEEVVDTSVMSSKQNLEICVDIKDALNKDDDLFADIFDIDTKQNKECSKDSELQKSKIADKEFEETLSKDAMSKKIIASKKIEEIVLTDSEKQVESEDELCDVDKTSESDLKTTVAVAEEKERPSGTIKPAAALDSLLDDLKRQTADVKNIKLESIKLGNSAVIELSSDDEASKAIIPSISKDVIELCDSENETEKKRSSPNKTPSKSKAITDYFETSYKIKRTPGKPIEADVTPPSTPKPFYIKRTPKSSRKRDGNVLSDEGISPNKKSSKAAKSLFPTKEPEKVEPVNTQDLINDAADALKSQKTNEELQAMASNLAQERRDLEVERNRQDRMGMSISQRMSNDCQELLRLFGIPYIVAPMEAEAQCAFLNAVELTNGTITDDSDIWLFGGRTVYKNFFAQNKHVLEFRAEQIEQTFNCNRGKLIQLACLVGSDYTTGIHGIGAVTALEILASFSSTTHMETTPSVSLQSSVLSTLVKFRDWWQAHKNSNLPIGSSARLSLRKKLKNIELHEGFPSSSVVEAYLSPTIDDNRDAFSWGSPDVESIREFARKSFGWTTSKTDDILMPVMKKINEKKIQGSIRNYFTAKSALRVQQPPLVSKRVQIAIDKMSGKIDNDTPEKPKRAPRRGRKKATEVQEASATEESAECQRNSARPKRGKRKSVETTNTASPENPSTSNETSKPAKCARIPSTREVIPQRERDMEQMRQNKVKAAEVLKASAKAASKKI; encoded by the exons atggGTGTAACTGGCCTTTGGAAGCTCATTGAACCTTGTGGGAAACCCGTGCCCGTGGAGACCCTGGAAGGCAAGGTGTTGGCCGTTG aTATATCCATATGGTTACATCAGGTGGTTAAGGGCTTTCAGGACAATAAAGGTTCCGCACTAAACAATGCTCATCTCCTTGGCCTCTTTCATCGTCTATGCAAATTACTCTACTATCGAGTGCGTCccgttttcattttcgatgGCTGCGTGCCCCAATTAAAGAGGGATACAATT GCACGGCGTCAGCAACAGCGCAGCAAGCTGAGCAATGAGGCGGATCGCATTCAGGCTCTTTTACTGCAATCGCTGGCTAAGGAGAAGGTGGTGCAACAAGCACTGGGCACAAATGCAGAACTTTTGCTAAAATCACCTACAAAGCGTCCAGCAGCTGCAAAGTCGGGTAAGACGGACGAAGacgatatttttaaactacCAGAATTGCCAGCATCCGCGGCGCAATTCAATGAAGCGGACAGCGAACTCGAAGATCAGGAGTATGGGAGTACCAGCGCCACATCAGACAGCTCTTTTGATGAGACCACAGCGCGACATACATATAATTCCAGCTTACAGGCTATCGATGTGCGTAGCCAGCACTTTAAGAATTTACCGGCAGACGTGCGACATGAAATCCTTACTGATATCAAGGAGACACGCAAGCAGTCCTCCTGGGGCCGCCTTCATGAACTGCCTGCACGCAGCGAcgacttttgtttgtttcaaatgaAGCGATTGCTCAAACGTCGCGCCGTTCAGGAGAGCCTCGAGCAGGCTGAACAAGAAATGGGCGGTCGTACACTCACCTATTCAGAGCTCTCTGAGTTTTTCAGTGAGGAGGGCATTGTTACCCCTACGGCCATTGAGGAAAGCACCCGTCAAATAAGCTCTGATGAGCACACTCGTTTCTTGTTGGTGCGCGatctcaaaaaaaaagcactCGAAGACAGCCAGAAGGCAATGAAGATCAAGTGCGAACCCATTAAAGAACTTGATAGCGAAGAAGCAGCCGATGAGAAACCAAGTACTTCAGCCATGGCAGTAAAAAGAAGCATTGAAGGCGATGATGTGGTAAAGAAAGAGTTGGGATCTGAATATGATACTGATTTGGCTATGGCGCTAGCATTATCATTGGAAGAATCAGGCAAAGTCTATGATGAAAAAGATTACGATTATGATTCGGATCAAGATCTGCGTCTAAATCGAGAACAAAGCAAGCAATTGCGTCATGCTGCCAAAGGACCAGCGCGTGCATACATGATTGAATATGGGGGCATGAATGAAGAAGAGGTGGGCAATATAATGGAGGCGACGCAATTAAATGATACACAGAGTCTTGAGGCTTTTTTGCACAACACGAATGTTAATACAGAGACAGCTGGCGATGAAGCAGATAATTCAATTGAGGAAGCTAAATTATTGTCTTTAGCAATTGAAGAAAGTAAAAGAACCCATGCCGAAGATCTTGTCAAGTCGGAACAGATTCAAACAATCGACAGCGATACAGATTCTGACTTGGAGGAGGTTGTTGATACATCGGTCATGTCTAGCAAACAGAATTTAGAAATTTGCGTCGATATTAAGGATGCATTAAATAAGGATGATGATCTTTTTGCAGATATTTTTGATATCGAcactaaacaaaacaaagaatgTAGTAAAGACTCAGAGTTGCAGAAATCTAAAATTGCTGATAAGGAATTTGAAGAGACTTTGTCAAAAGATGCCAtgagtaaaaaaataatagcaaGCAAGAAAATAGAAGAAATTGTTTTAACAGATAGCGAGAAACAAGTCGAGTCTGAAGACGAATTGTGTGACGTCGATAAGACATCCGAGTCAGATTTAAAAACCACAGTTGCAGTGGCTGAAGAAAAAGAGAGACCATCAGGGACTATAAAGCCCGCTGCTGCACTCGATTCCCTACTTGACGATCTTAAAAGACAAACTGCAGACGTTAAAAACATCAAATTGGAATCAATTAAACTAGGCAACAGTGCGGTTATTGAGTTGTCTTCTGATGATGAAGCATCTAAGGCAATTATTCCTTCCATATCCAAGGATGTTATTGAactttgcgacagtgaaaacGAGACTGAAAAGAAACGTTCATCACCAAATAAAACACCgagtaaaagcaaagcaataaCAGATTATTTTGAGACcagctataaaataaaacggACACCAGGCAAACCAATAGAAGCGGACGTCACACCGCCCTCAACCCCTAAGCCATTTTACATAAAGCGTACTCCAAAATCAAGTAGAAAACGTGATGGTAACGTACTCAGCGACGAAGGAATTTCGCCCAACAAAAAGTCAAGCAAGGCAGCAAAGTCTCTTTTTCCTACGAAGGAACCAGAGAAGGTTGAACCAGTTAATACACAG GACCTTATAAATGATGCAGCAGATGCTTTGAAatcacaaaaaacaaatgaggAACTCCAGGCAATGGCCTCGAACTTGGCGCAAGAGCGGCGAGATTTGGAAGTCGAACGTAATCGACAGGATCGCATGGGCATGTCGATTAGCCAACGCATGAGCAACGATTGCCAGGAACTGTTGCGTCTCTTTGGCATACCATACATTGTGGCACCTATGGAGGCGGAAGCTCAATGCGCCTTCCTTAATGCCGTCGAACTCACCAATGGCACCATAACCGATGATAGCGATATTTGGCTATTTGGTGGTCGAACTGTTTATAAGAATTTCTTTGCCCAAAACAAGCATGTGCTGGAGTTCCGAGCCGAGCAAATAGAACAAACATTCAATTGCAATAGAGGCAAACTTATTCAGCTGGCTTGTCTTGTTGGCAGTGACTACACCACAG GTATTCACGGCATCGGTGCAGTTACTGCTCTAGAGATATTGGCTTCGTTTTCAAGCACAACCCATATGGAAACGACCCCCTCTGTGAGCTTGCAGTCGTCTGTACTATCGACGTTGGTAAAGTTTAGAGACTGGTGGCAGGCACATAAAAACTCTAACTTGCCAATAGGCAGTTCAGCGCGACTTTCTCTGCGAAAGAAACTCAAAAACATTGAACTGCACGAGGGATTTCCTAGTTCGTCAGTAGTGGAAGCCTATTTATCACCCACAATAGATGATAATCGCGATGCTTTCAGTTGGGGCTCTCCCGATGTGGAATCTATACGTGAATTTGCGCGAAAGTCTTTTGGTTGGACTACATCGAAAACAGACGATATTCTTATGCCGGTCATGAAAAAAATCAACGAGAAGAAGATTCAAGGCTCCATTCGAAATTATTTTACGGCAAAGAGCGCACTTCGAGTCCAACAACCACCGCTTGTTAGTAAACGAGTGCAGATTGCCATTGACAAGATGTCTGGTAAGATTGACAACGACACCCCAGAGAAACCAAAACGGGCACCACGTCGAGGGCGCAAGAAAGCAACAGAAGTCCAAGAAGCTTCCGCGACGGAAGAGTCAGCGGAATGTCAGCGTAATTCTGCTCGTCCGAAGCGCGGTAAACGGAAGTCCGttgaaacaacaaatacagcATCTCCTGAGAATCCCTCCACATCCAACGAAACCTCGAAGCCCGCTAAGTGTGCTCGCATTCCCAGTACCCGGGAAGTCATACCTCAAAGGGAGCGAGATATGGAACAAATGCGTCAGAACAAAGTCAAGGCAGCAGAGGTTCTGAAAGCAAGCGCGAAAGCTGcttctaaaaaaatataa
- the LOC133835001 gene encoding beta-alanine-activating enzyme isoform X1, with protein sequence MANVEIKTEIIEEEQPLLDDKTEPETNVHSVEIKTEPDDDVIQVVVATRDEADKKNKQCSSSEAIVDSVLKSEIDIEPTQLEEPCEKYEQSCSSDKTLKIVHISREDIEPTIVGEPTKLYDIQRLRNFGNVPFVIKRMEPQDFSITYTKAVSSVETILEQLRRNQVPNGIGIALRIANHTPSSCLLILSILNHKCHFYSNDKLILSKALHWQMCCAGIDYLIVNGYMPVGAVYFEYLDSFLVFNEEYKLFKLKHTSKDPPIEAKAPLPANMCYTITTTGTTGTPKLIHVPYECIAPNIVALSQKLNISMADVIYLGTPCTFDPSIVELFLALQNGSAVLISHYTMRESPKRVLSALFPTSITTPGITVLQMTPSLFRQFGASAIRERILSSSSSLRVLLLGGEPFPSNVELATWMEPQILLQKHICNVYGITEISCWSMMHVLKSLHSRVPLGTPIDDQTVLAVHYENKQKEGCGELYLGSVTRRCYIPQVDDMDKKNASICYRATGDLVRRFDDGSIFYEERANDVVKRAGTRISLGLITRKIEKCLHSSELAACLWQEELQKLICCIRCFEPKTKVQQRAQTFDILSKLACAEQPDRFVYLQHFPCDAHGKLDKKLLLKECTLLAQPAQDILKSFLHDRLECVDTLNERFAKKQRLDINATNNPSGYDLSFRQAGGTSFHAITLCREIGLQMCIDDEQRHLFELLLDENVPLRVVLSFLDTAKLVTHNTKLKPVEPPLDAIPAATPSCSRACGLVITRVEQPAIHFQYHWKVNFSKCVDSPVAQYEGRYVAVGAHSKILRTLDALTGQEQSTLRLPDRIECKVTFLSEQLAMVGCYDGCLYGFNPLTGEMVWNIDIGGMIKAQPFLSEDGARIVICSYAEDYNVMCLSTERQQVLWCMRIGEKAIFASPLELPRQQAIIICTLDGGYTRVSLLDGSVQWAKKCKQPMFASPVLLDPNTFACAEVNGQVHACNVNSGKILDSYAAEGNIFSALVVRSPPTHMGHTFVLFGCIDHHVYCLRCKTTAGKSASFELHWKVDVGASVYATPTILKIEPNGFLVFCCATDGRVVLANLSNGQIQWSDKLPGELFSTPCYIESLRRIYLGCRDNYLYCLGI encoded by the exons atggcaaatgtggaaataaaaacagaaattatCGAAGAGGAACAACCACTTCTTGATGATAAGACTGAACCCGAAACTAATGTACATTCTGTTGAAATAAAAACTGAGCCAGATGATGATGTGATACAGGTGGTTGTAGCGACAAGAGACGAAGCagataagaaaaataaacagtGTTCCAGCTCAGAAGCTATAGTGGATTCTGTGTTAAAGTCAGAAATAGACATAGAGCCGACACAACTGGAGGAGCCATGTGAAAAATATGAACAGAGTTGCAGCTCAGATAAGACTTTAAAAATCGTACACATCTCGAGGGAGGATATTGAGCCTACGATTGTTGGCGAGCCTACAAAATTATACGACATTCAGAGACTGCGAAATTTCGGTAATGTTCCCTTCGTCATTAAGCGAATGGAGCCACAGGATTTCTCAATTACCTATACAAAGGCGGTGAGCAGCGTTGAAACCATATTGGAACAGCTCCGACGCAACCAAGTGCCAAATGGCATCGGCATTGCATTGCGCATTGCTAATCATACGCCATCGTCATGCCTTCTGATTCTATC CATACTTAATCACAAATGCCATTTCTACAGCAACGACAAACTGATCTTGTCCAAGGCCTTGCATTGGCAAATGTGTTGTGCTGGCATCGACTACCTCATTGTTAATGGTTACATGCCAGTGGGTGCTGTGTACTTTGAGTATCTCGACAGTTTTCTCGTTTTTAATGAGGAGTACAAGCTCTTCAAACTAAAGCACACGAGCAAGGATCCTCCAATTGAGGCTAAGGCTCCTTTGCCCGCCAACATGTGCTACACGATTACCACAACGGGTACTACGGGAACACCCAAATTGATACATGTTCCTTATGAATGCATTGCACCCAATATTGTGGCACTTAG tcaaaaattgaatatatctATGGCTGATGTTATTTATCTGGGCACTCCTTGCACCTTTGACCCATCCATTGTGGAGCTGTTTCTGGCGCTGCAGAATGGTTCCGCTGTACTCATCAGCCACTACACGATGCGCGAATCACCGAAGCGCGTCCTAAGTGCCTTGTTCCCCACGAGCATTACGACTCCCGGAATCACTGTCTTGCAAATGACACCATCGCTGTTTCGACAATTTGGAGCAAGCGCCATTAGGGAACGGATATTAAGTAGCTCAAGTTCCTTACG AGTATTACTCTTGGGCGGCGAACCATTTCCGTCTAACGTAGAACTTGCCACATGGATGGAACCGCAGATCTTGCTTCAAAAGCATATATGTAACGTATACGGCATCACAGAGATTTCATGTTGGAGCATGATGCATGTCCTGAAGTCGCTGCATTCGCGTGTACCTCTGGGAACGCCCATTGATGATCAGACTGTGCTTGCCGTCCACTACGAAAATAAGCAGAAGGAGGGATGTGGGGAGCTTTATCTGGGAAGTGTAACGCGACGCTGCTATATACCCCAAGTCGATGATATGGATAAGAAAAATGCTTCCATTTGCTATCGTGCCACAGGCGATCTGGTGCGACGTTTTGATGATGGCTCTATTTTTTATGAGGAGCGAGCCAACGATGTGGTAAAGCGAGCAGGAACTCGCATTAGCTTAG GACTCATAACACGCAAGATTGAGAAATGCTTACACAGCAGCGAATTAGCCGCCTGTTTGTGGCAAGAGGAGTTGCAGAAGCTCATCTGCTGTATACGATGTTTTGAACCAAAGACCAAGGTGCAACAAAGGGCGCAGACCTTTGACATACTGTCCAAGTTGGCCTGCGCTGAGCAACCCGACAGATTCGTGTACCTACAGCATTTTCCATGCGATGCACATGGAAAGCTGGATAAGAAACTGCTACTCAAGGAATGCACACTTCTGGCTCAACCCGCTCAAGACATACTCAAAAGTTTTCTACATGATCGGCTCGAGTGCGTGGATACGCTGAATGAGAGATTTGCAAAGAAGCAACGCTTAGATATTAATGCGACTAATAATCCCAGTGGTTATGATCTGAGCTTTCGCCAAGCTGGCGGCACATCTTTTCATGCCATCACCCTGTGTCGCGAAATTGGTCTGCAGATGTGCATTGACGATGAGCAACGACATTTGTTCGAGTTGCTGCTCGACGAAAACGTGCCGTTGCGTGTTGTGCTGAGCTTCTTGGATACGGCCAAGCTTGTTACTCACAATACCAAACTGAAGCCTGTCGAGCCGCCTTTAGACGCAATACCTGCGGCAACACCCAGCTGCAGTCGGGCTTGTGGCCTGGTCATCACACGCGTCGAACAACCGGCAATTCACTTTCAGTACCATTGGAAGGTTAATTTTAGCAAATGCGTTGATTCACCTGTGGCACAATACGAGGGCCGATATGTGGCTGTGGGTGCCCATTCAAAGATACTGCGCACACTTGACGCACTGACGGGGCAGGAGCAGAGTACTTTAAGGCTACCGGATCGCATCGAGTGTAAAGTTACATTCCTGAGTGAACAGCTGGCCATGGTGGGCTGCTATGATGGGTGCCTCTATGGTTTCAACCCGCTGACCGGTGAAATGGTTTGGAATATAGATATTGGTGGAATGATTAAAGCTCAACCGTTTCTATCGGAGGACGGAGCACGTATTGTGATCTGCAGTTATGCCGAGGACTACAATGTCATGTGTCTATCGACGGAGCGACAGCAGGTGCTGTGGTGCATGCGTATTGGCGAGAAGGCCATCTTCGCCAGTCCCTTGGAGCTGCCCAGGCAGCAGGCAATCATTATTTGTACCTTGGATGGTGGCTATACGCGCGTCTCTCTACTGGATGGTTCTGTTCAATGGGCCAAAAAATGTAAGCAACCCATGTTTGCGTCCCCGGTTCTGCTCGATCCCAATACATTCGCTTGTGCCGAGGTGAATGGCCAGGTGCATGCTTGCAATGTGAACAGCGGCAAGATT TTGGACTCCTATGCGGCAGAGGGCAACATATTCTCTGCGCTCGTTGTCAGATCGCCGCCAACGCATATGGGACATACTTTTGTGCTTTTTGGCTGCATTGATCACCACGTCTACTGTCTGCGATGCAAAACAACTGCTGGGAAGAGTGCCTCCTTTGAGCTTCACTGGAAGGTTGATGTAGGAGCTTCAGTCTATGCTACGCCCACTATACTGAAAATAGAGCCTAATGgctttttggtattttgctGCGCCACGGACGGACGTGTAGTGCTGGCCAATCTGAGCAATGGCCAGATACAGTGGTCCGACAAGCTTCCCGGAGAACTGTTTTCTACACCATGTTACATTGAAAGCCTAAGGCGTATTTATCTGGGATGCCGTGATAACTATTTGTATTGCTTAGGCATCTAA
- the LOC133835001 gene encoding beta-alanine-activating enzyme isoform X2, whose amino-acid sequence MFLMNALHPILWHLVFSIASQKLNISMADVIYLGTPCTFDPSIVELFLALQNGSAVLISHYTMRESPKRVLSALFPTSITTPGITVLQMTPSLFRQFGASAIRERILSSSSSLRVLLLGGEPFPSNVELATWMEPQILLQKHICNVYGITEISCWSMMHVLKSLHSRVPLGTPIDDQTVLAVHYENKQKEGCGELYLGSVTRRCYIPQVDDMDKKNASICYRATGDLVRRFDDGSIFYEERANDVVKRAGTRISLGLITRKIEKCLHSSELAACLWQEELQKLICCIRCFEPKTKVQQRAQTFDILSKLACAEQPDRFVYLQHFPCDAHGKLDKKLLLKECTLLAQPAQDILKSFLHDRLECVDTLNERFAKKQRLDINATNNPSGYDLSFRQAGGTSFHAITLCREIGLQMCIDDEQRHLFELLLDENVPLRVVLSFLDTAKLVTHNTKLKPVEPPLDAIPAATPSCSRACGLVITRVEQPAIHFQYHWKVNFSKCVDSPVAQYEGRYVAVGAHSKILRTLDALTGQEQSTLRLPDRIECKVTFLSEQLAMVGCYDGCLYGFNPLTGEMVWNIDIGGMIKAQPFLSEDGARIVICSYAEDYNVMCLSTERQQVLWCMRIGEKAIFASPLELPRQQAIIICTLDGGYTRVSLLDGSVQWAKKCKQPMFASPVLLDPNTFACAEVNGQVHACNVNSGKILDSYAAEGNIFSALVVRSPPTHMGHTFVLFGCIDHHVYCLRCKTTAGKSASFELHWKVDVGASVYATPTILKIEPNGFLVFCCATDGRVVLANLSNGQIQWSDKLPGELFSTPCYIESLRRIYLGCRDNYLYCLGI is encoded by the exons ATGTTCCTTATGAATGCATTGCACCCAATATTGTGGCACTTAG TTTTCTCTATTGCCAgtcaaaaattgaatatatctATGGCTGATGTTATTTATCTGGGCACTCCTTGCACCTTTGACCCATCCATTGTGGAGCTGTTTCTGGCGCTGCAGAATGGTTCCGCTGTACTCATCAGCCACTACACGATGCGCGAATCACCGAAGCGCGTCCTAAGTGCCTTGTTCCCCACGAGCATTACGACTCCCGGAATCACTGTCTTGCAAATGACACCATCGCTGTTTCGACAATTTGGAGCAAGCGCCATTAGGGAACGGATATTAAGTAGCTCAAGTTCCTTACG AGTATTACTCTTGGGCGGCGAACCATTTCCGTCTAACGTAGAACTTGCCACATGGATGGAACCGCAGATCTTGCTTCAAAAGCATATATGTAACGTATACGGCATCACAGAGATTTCATGTTGGAGCATGATGCATGTCCTGAAGTCGCTGCATTCGCGTGTACCTCTGGGAACGCCCATTGATGATCAGACTGTGCTTGCCGTCCACTACGAAAATAAGCAGAAGGAGGGATGTGGGGAGCTTTATCTGGGAAGTGTAACGCGACGCTGCTATATACCCCAAGTCGATGATATGGATAAGAAAAATGCTTCCATTTGCTATCGTGCCACAGGCGATCTGGTGCGACGTTTTGATGATGGCTCTATTTTTTATGAGGAGCGAGCCAACGATGTGGTAAAGCGAGCAGGAACTCGCATTAGCTTAG GACTCATAACACGCAAGATTGAGAAATGCTTACACAGCAGCGAATTAGCCGCCTGTTTGTGGCAAGAGGAGTTGCAGAAGCTCATCTGCTGTATACGATGTTTTGAACCAAAGACCAAGGTGCAACAAAGGGCGCAGACCTTTGACATACTGTCCAAGTTGGCCTGCGCTGAGCAACCCGACAGATTCGTGTACCTACAGCATTTTCCATGCGATGCACATGGAAAGCTGGATAAGAAACTGCTACTCAAGGAATGCACACTTCTGGCTCAACCCGCTCAAGACATACTCAAAAGTTTTCTACATGATCGGCTCGAGTGCGTGGATACGCTGAATGAGAGATTTGCAAAGAAGCAACGCTTAGATATTAATGCGACTAATAATCCCAGTGGTTATGATCTGAGCTTTCGCCAAGCTGGCGGCACATCTTTTCATGCCATCACCCTGTGTCGCGAAATTGGTCTGCAGATGTGCATTGACGATGAGCAACGACATTTGTTCGAGTTGCTGCTCGACGAAAACGTGCCGTTGCGTGTTGTGCTGAGCTTCTTGGATACGGCCAAGCTTGTTACTCACAATACCAAACTGAAGCCTGTCGAGCCGCCTTTAGACGCAATACCTGCGGCAACACCCAGCTGCAGTCGGGCTTGTGGCCTGGTCATCACACGCGTCGAACAACCGGCAATTCACTTTCAGTACCATTGGAAGGTTAATTTTAGCAAATGCGTTGATTCACCTGTGGCACAATACGAGGGCCGATATGTGGCTGTGGGTGCCCATTCAAAGATACTGCGCACACTTGACGCACTGACGGGGCAGGAGCAGAGTACTTTAAGGCTACCGGATCGCATCGAGTGTAAAGTTACATTCCTGAGTGAACAGCTGGCCATGGTGGGCTGCTATGATGGGTGCCTCTATGGTTTCAACCCGCTGACCGGTGAAATGGTTTGGAATATAGATATTGGTGGAATGATTAAAGCTCAACCGTTTCTATCGGAGGACGGAGCACGTATTGTGATCTGCAGTTATGCCGAGGACTACAATGTCATGTGTCTATCGACGGAGCGACAGCAGGTGCTGTGGTGCATGCGTATTGGCGAGAAGGCCATCTTCGCCAGTCCCTTGGAGCTGCCCAGGCAGCAGGCAATCATTATTTGTACCTTGGATGGTGGCTATACGCGCGTCTCTCTACTGGATGGTTCTGTTCAATGGGCCAAAAAATGTAAGCAACCCATGTTTGCGTCCCCGGTTCTGCTCGATCCCAATACATTCGCTTGTGCCGAGGTGAATGGCCAGGTGCATGCTTGCAATGTGAACAGCGGCAAGATT TTGGACTCCTATGCGGCAGAGGGCAACATATTCTCTGCGCTCGTTGTCAGATCGCCGCCAACGCATATGGGACATACTTTTGTGCTTTTTGGCTGCATTGATCACCACGTCTACTGTCTGCGATGCAAAACAACTGCTGGGAAGAGTGCCTCCTTTGAGCTTCACTGGAAGGTTGATGTAGGAGCTTCAGTCTATGCTACGCCCACTATACTGAAAATAGAGCCTAATGgctttttggtattttgctGCGCCACGGACGGACGTGTAGTGCTGGCCAATCTGAGCAATGGCCAGATACAGTGGTCCGACAAGCTTCCCGGAGAACTGTTTTCTACACCATGTTACATTGAAAGCCTAAGGCGTATTTATCTGGGATGCCGTGATAACTATTTGTATTGCTTAGGCATCTAA